The Pseudarthrobacter sp. BIM B-2242 region TGACATCGCGGTCGCCAATCAGGATCCGGCCGGCGTTGACATCCTCAAGGCCTGCGAGCATGCGCAGGGAGGTGGATTTACCGCAACCGGAGGGTCCAACGAGGACCAGGAACTCGCCATCGGCGATTTCAATGTTGAGCTTGTCAACAGCGGGCTTCTCTGTGCCCGGGTACAGACGCGTAGCGTTATCAAAAGTAACTGTAGCCACAGTTATCAATCCCTTCACCGGCAGGTACGTGCCGGACGATCCGTAGTGAATGGTTCATGTAATTCAGTTATCCACGGCCAGGCAGCCGTGAACCCCCCGGCCGAGGCCGAGGAGTATCGCGTGACGCCGCACGGTTCTGTGCGCCACATCACAGACAAGAGTATGTCAGAACTGTTGGTTATTGTTGCAAATGTTACGGAGGTCACATGTGAGGTTGGGCATGTCGGCTCACTGCGGGGTGCCGGGCTCTTCCTCAGCCACCACGAGGCTGCGCTCCTGCAGCAGCGCCTCCAGCAGCTCAGCCACGTGGGCCGGCGCCTCCACCCGAAACTCGGCCCGGGTGAAGTCCAGGCCCACTTTGACGCCCACATCGCCGGGTTCCAGCCGGGCCAGCGCGTCTTCGTCCGTGACGTCGTCACCGGCGAAAAGGACAGCCGTTGCCCCGGTAATCTGGCGCAGGAACGTCAGCCCCTCGCCCTTGGAAGCGTTGACCACCGACGTTTCGAGGACCCGCTTGCCGTCTTTCAGGAAAACGCCTTTGCGGTCCTGGAGCACTGAACGGGCTGCGGCGACGGCGTCCTCGGCCACATCGTCCTCCGCCAGGCGCGTGTGCAGGACAACTCCCGCGGGCTTGTCCTCCAGGAGCGTGCCCGGTGCGCGCTCAACGATCTCTTCCAGGACTCCACGCACTTGGGCAAGCAGCAGGCGCTGGCCCTCATCCAGGGTCAGCTCCGCCGACCCGGGGCCCAGCCAGGCTTCGGCTCCGTGGCTGCCGATCAGCAGCGTGTCCACGGGCGGTGACGCCACAGCCCGAAGACTGGCGAGCGCACGGCCTGAGAGGAGTGCCGTCGTCGTCCGCGGAAGGGCTGCCAGCCCCGCGAACGCGGCGGCTGAGCGCGGAAGGGGGCGGGCGTCGTCGGCACGGTCCACGATCGGGGAGATGGTGCCGTCGAAGTCGAGCGCCACCAGCAGGTGTTCCGTCTGGGCAATACGGCGCATGGCCTCCCGGAGCTCCGGGGAAA contains the following coding sequences:
- the otsB gene encoding trehalose-phosphatase; its protein translation is MTPDARSAKGPLTLSPELREAMRRIAQTEHLLVALDFDGTISPIVDRADDARPLPRSAAAFAGLAALPRTTTALLSGRALASLRAVASPPVDTLLIGSHGAEAWLGPGSAELTLDEGQRLLLAQVRGVLEEIVERAPGTLLEDKPAGVVLHTRLAEDDVAEDAVAAARSVLQDRKGVFLKDGKRVLETSVVNASKGEGLTFLRQITGATAVLFAGDDVTDEDALARLEPGDVGVKVGLDFTRAEFRVEAPAHVAELLEALLQERSLVVAEEEPGTPQ